The region GGCGATGGCCAGGTCGTTGCCCAGCCCCACCATGGCCTGCGGCTCCATGAAGAGCGTCTGGCCCGTCTGACTCGCGTTGTGGACGATGCCGTCCACCTCCGCGCGGTAGTTCGACACCACCGGCACCACGTAACGGCCGTTGCGCAGGGTGTAGTAGTTCTCCCGCAGCTTGGCGACGAAGCCCTGGTCGTGGAGCATCTCGTCCAGGCGCGACTTGATGCGACGGTGCAGGCCGCGCGCCCTGTCTCGGGCCTCGCGCAGCTCCGGGCTCGCCCGGTCCGAAATCTCACCGTCCGGTTCGAAACACTGGTCGATGCGCCGGGCCAGGGACTCCAGCAGGGGAAGCCGCCGGGCGATGTCCATCAGCCGGGGCACGCGCTCGCGGCGCTCGTCCAGGGCCTCGCGGGTGCGCACGAAGGCGAACAGGAGCTGGGCGCCGTCGATGAGCTGTCGGGGCTCCAGGGTGCCGCCCTTGGCGGCGTGACCCACATGCAGTCGCAGGTCCACCACGCCGCCGAGCGGGAGGGAGAACTGCTCCTGGGAGAGGGTTCGCGCCTCGCCCACCAGGGCCAGCGCTTCGGAGACCTGCTCGGCCGTGTCGAGGAACGGGCGGGCGAGCACTCGCTCCCGGCCTGGCTCCGTCCGACACCGCTGCGTCAGCGCTCGGAGCACATCCGCGAATCCGAGGTCTTCCAGCGTCTTTTGGGATATCTGCACGGTCATGGGTTTCATGCGTGGCCGTCCGGCCGTCAAGAGGATCTATTGAGGCGCCCGGCTCGGCTCTGCTATCAGCCGCGCATGCACTGGGTCATCCTGGTGGCGTGCCTGGCGGGCGCCTCTGACGCCGCACAGTCATCCGCCCTGACGGGGGCGCGAACCCCGGCCACCGCCCCTTCGCCCGGCACACTGTCGGACGCGCTCGCCCTGGAGGCGGGTGGAGACGACGCCGCCGCGCTCCAGGCCGTGGAGGCCCTGGTTCTTAGCCAGCCCCGTTGGGAGTTGCCACGGATGGAGGCGGCCCGGCTGCTGCTGAAGCTGGGTGGCTCGCTGGAGCAGGCCGACGCCCACCTGGAGGTCGCCACCCGCGAGGCCCCCACCAACCCCCGCGCCTGGTACCTGCGGGGGCTCATCTGGGAGGAGCGCGGCAACCCGATGCAGGCGGCCCGCGCCTACGAGACGGCGGTGCAGCACCGGGGCTCCTACGAGGAGGCCCGCTTCCGGCTCGGGGGCCTGTGGGTGTCCCTGGGGGATTTGCTCAAGGCGGAGCTCCACTACCGCTACCTGGCCCGCGCCAAGCCCGAGTGGGTGCAGGTGCGCCTGCAGCTGGCGGACGTGTTGGAGAAGCAGGAGCGGCTGTTGGACGCGGAGACGGAGCTATTGGCGGCGAGGAGCTTCCAGCCGGACAGCCCGTTGGTGCTCCGGCGACTGGCCGACTTCTATGAGCGCACGGAGCGACCCCAGCTCGCGGCGAAGGTGCGCAAGTCCATGGAGCCGCAGGAGAAGCGGCGCATGCGAGCACTCAAGCCGTCGCGTCGCTGACGGTCGACGTCGCGATGCGTCGTGGCGATTGCACCCGAGAGCGTGGCGCATAGACTGCGCGCGCTTTGAAGACCGCCAACCTCGCCATCGTCTTCACCGACATCAAGGGCTTCACCGAGCGGACCAGTCGGCAGACGCTGGAGGAGAACCAGCGGCTGCTGCGCATCCACGGCGCCCTGCTGTCGCCGCTCTTCAAGGCGTTCGGTGGCCGCATCATCAAGTCCATCGGTGACGCGTTGCTCGTCACCTTCGAGTCGCCCACCCAGGCGGTGCTCAGCGGCGTCGCCATCCAGGACCGGCTGTGGCACCACAACCGGGTGTCGCCGGAGGCGGACCAGCTCCACGTGCGCTTCGCCATCAACGTGGGCGAGGTGCGCCTGGACGGCAACGACATCTTCGGCGAGCCGGTGAACATCGCCGCGCGCGTGGAGGGGCTGGCCGAGGCGGGCGAGGTGTACTTCACCGAGGCCGTCTATCTCGCGATGAACCGGGCCGAGGTGCCCGCGCGCGAGGTGGGCGCCTTCGAGCTCAAGGGCATCCCCGGAAAGATTCGCGTCTTCCAGGTGCCGCGCGCGCCGTACCGGGTGGAGGCGCCGTCCGCGGGCGCCATCGCCGAGGCGCCGGGCACCGAGTCGATTCCGCCCTACGGCAACCTGGCCCTGTCTCGCGTACCGGAGGCCGCGCTGGACGCGCCCGGTGGAGAGCTGCAGCAGCTCGGGGTGAAGGCGGCGGCGCTGGGGCAGAAGGCCGCGGCGGGCGCGGCGGTGCTGGGGCAGCACGCGGTGGTGTTGGGGCAGCAGGCGGTGGGGCTGGGGCGACAGGCCTCCTCCCGGCTGGAGAGGGTGGGCGGCGTCTCGGGTGTGCTGCGGGCGCTGACGTCTCATCGCCGGGCGCTGGTGGTCGCGGGCTGCGTGCTGCTGGCGGTGTCGGTGGCGGGCGTGGGCCTGGTGGCGCACGGCGGAGGACCTGCGATGCGGGCCATCTCCGCGGTGGAGCGGTCGCCCAAGTCGGAGCGCGACCCGCTGGTGAAGGAGGCGCGCAAGGTCATCGCGGAGGAGCAGGATACGGGCAGGCGGCTCTACCTGCAGGGGCGACTGGACGAGGCGATGGAGAACACGCGTCGCTCGCTCGAGGACTACGGGCGCTCGGCGAAGGCGGGCCACCGGGACGCGGAGAAGCGCATCATCGAGTTG is a window of Myxococcus guangdongensis DNA encoding:
- a CDS encoding tetratricopeptide repeat protein, coding for MHWVILVACLAGASDAAQSSALTGARTPATAPSPGTLSDALALEAGGDDAAALQAVEALVLSQPRWELPRMEAARLLLKLGGSLEQADAHLEVATREAPTNPRAWYLRGLIWEERGNPMQAARAYETAVQHRGSYEEARFRLGGLWVSLGDLLKAELHYRYLARAKPEWVQVRLQLADVLEKQERLLDAETELLAARSFQPDSPLVLRRLADFYERTERPQLAAKVRKSMEPQEKRRMRALKPSRR
- a CDS encoding adenylate/guanylate cyclase domain-containing protein, producing the protein MKTANLAIVFTDIKGFTERTSRQTLEENQRLLRIHGALLSPLFKAFGGRIIKSIGDALLVTFESPTQAVLSGVAIQDRLWHHNRVSPEADQLHVRFAINVGEVRLDGNDIFGEPVNIAARVEGLAEAGEVYFTEAVYLAMNRAEVPAREVGAFELKGIPGKIRVFQVPRAPYRVEAPSAGAIAEAPGTESIPPYGNLALSRVPEAALDAPGGELQQLGVKAAALGQKAAAGAAVLGQHAVVLGQQAVGLGRQASSRLERVGGVSGVLRALTSHRRALVVAGCVLLAVSVAGVGLVAHGGGPAMRAISAVERSPKSERDPLVKEARKVIAEEQDTGRRLYLQGRLDEAMENTRRSLEDYGRSAKAGHRDAEKRIIELLSHPTCNVRVAAVDAVRSHKLTRAVSALQDLSEDGGPDDGSGGFLGMGKCDSRAYAESALKVFKD